A stretch of the Papaver somniferum cultivar HN1 chromosome 6, ASM357369v1, whole genome shotgun sequence genome encodes the following:
- the LOC113286281 gene encoding uncharacterized protein LOC113286281 isoform X1: MFDCAASLLRRVQLCHDFCHKDLSSYPGSQGKYSLDFTRGIKQYSTICTRPKAENSKQRLSCLRKGVRPSLEREKRRAADNTANSKTTFSELDSQTALRVKELGGSKDDACTHRSCVSNIGIRLGLCCHSSRKKKKSLSSEYHSCYMQRIRIGLK, from the exons ATGTTTGATTGTGCCGCAAGCTTATTGAGAAGGGTGCAACTATGCCATGACTTCTGCCACAAAGATTTATCGAGCTATCCAGGTTCTCAAG GCAAGTACTCACTGGATTTCACAAGGGGGATAAAGCAATATTCTACAATATGTACAAGACCGAAAGCCGAAAATAGTAAGCAAAGATTGAGTTGTTTGCGGAAAGGTGTAAGACCAAGTTTGGAGCGTGAGAAAAGAAGAGCAGCAGACAACACTGCCAACTCAAAGACCACATTTAGTGAGTTGGATAGCCAAACAGCCTTGCGGGTTAAAGAATTAGGAGGTTCTAAAG ATGATGCGTGTACTCACAGAAGTTGCGTCTCCAATATCGGCATCAGGTTGGGCTTATGTTGTCATTcttcaagaaaaaagaagaaaagcttATCAAG